Within Topomyia yanbarensis strain Yona2022 chromosome 2, ASM3024719v1, whole genome shotgun sequence, the genomic segment TGATTTGTAGGCGACTTTCAAGCGGGGTATGTAGTAGCGCTGCTTGATCTCATTTATTGTAGTCTCATGGTTTTGATGGAGAAACTTCTTATGAAAGTCCATAATTAGAAGTCTGGTTACGCTGTGTTTTTGAGGGAGGACGATGGGATTAGCTGCGCTGCTATTGATGAACTGGCAAGCGTTTGTTCGTCCGCGATTTCTCAGGACACCGTTTCCGTCTATGAACAGATGGAGACCGAATAGAGGATTTCCCTTCCGAATTTTGTTTCTTGACTGCTCTGGTAGATTTGCAGACGTTGTTGAAATCTCTCCGGCATATGCACTTCTCTGCGCTATCTTGTACAGGTAGCATTCGGCCTTGACTAATTCGACATGTGTAAGTGGTCCATTGGCCTTTGGTGTCTTCCGAGTGGACCTCTGGAAGTTCCTGATGGCTCTGAAAACATATGCTGTAGTCTTTAGAAGAATAGACCACTGGCTAAATCTGTTCGTATCGATTATTGGTTCGAGACCCTTAAGATGAAACTGCATGTGCGGGCGGAGTTCCGTGTCGGTAACGCCAACAGGTTGCAATTTGGCTGGCCACTCTTCTTTCGGTTTCCAGAGTATATCGAGCCCACGAAACCAACGGCTAGTGTTACTGAGGTCAGGAGTGCCTTTCCACTTTGTTCCCTCGTCTGCCACATTTAGTTTCGTTGGGACCCATTGCCACTCTCGCACATTTGTGGATTCTAAGATTTCGCTTATACGCACTCCCACGTATTGACTGTACCGTCGGTGATCCGAATGAATCCAGCATATGACATCCCTCGAGTCTGTCCAGAAATGGCGTTTTCGTACCTTAATCGTGAGGGATTCTAGAATCGTGTCCGCCAGTCGCACCCCGATGACAGCTGCTTGTAGTTCGGAGCGGGGTATGGACAGGAATTTCAGCGGTGCAACCCTAGTTTTTGCTGCCACTAGAGCGCATTCCACTGTGTTGCCTTCTCTGAAGCGTAGGTAGACAACAGCCGCAAATCCATTCTCGCTTGCGTCTACAAATGTGTGCATTTCCACTTCGTTGCTATCATCGGCCGATGTATTGGTCCTGTAACAGCGAGGTATCTTGATATCGGACACCTGGGGGAGGATCCGCAGCCACGTCAGCCATTTTTCGAAATGAGAATCATTGATCTGCTCGTCCCAGTCGATGGATGATCTCCAAATCTCTTGCAAAAGAATTCGGAGAAACATCATAAAGTGGCTTATCAAACCGAGTGGGTCGAAAACCATCATTAGTGTTCGTAGAACCTCACGCTTCGTCGGTCTTTTCTTCCCGGACAATAACGCGGGATCGTGACGGGTAGATAGCTTGTACGTAAAACAGTCCGCAGTAGTGTCCCACCACATCCCAAGAATTTTCTCGGTGGTGCCTGGTTCTCCGATGCCCATGCTCTTCTCCTTGATTTCCTCTGAGTCTAGCGCAGCAACGACCGCCGGGGAGTTCGAGATCCAGTTTCGCATTTCGAAGCTCCCGGATCCATGAATCATCTTTACATCAGTCGCCAGTTGTACTGCTTTCTCCTTCGTCTCTGCACTGATCAGCATATCGTCCACATAGTGCTGGTGAACAATAGCGTGGACAGCCTCCGGATAATCCTGTTCGAATTGAGCTGCATGGGTGTTCTTAACGAATTGGGCGGTACTTGGAGAGCAAGATGCTCCGAACGACATCACTTGCAGAACGTACGTACTGGGAGTTATATCTGTCCTCTTCTCTTTCCATAGAAAGCGTTGACAGTGCTGGTCCGCAGGGATCATCTGGACTTGATGATACATCTCCCGTATGTCTCCGGAAACCGCGACACGAAACTCCCGGAACCGAATTAGGACCGACATGAGGGACGTCAATTGATCAGGTCCTTTGAGGAGTACGGAATTCAATGAAACGCCGTAGGAAGTTGCAGCCGCGTCCCACACGAGTCGTATTTTGCCGGGTTTGTTAGGGTTCACTATCGGAAACATCGGAAGGTACCAGATTCGGCTGTGAGCTGTACCCAACTCCTCGGCAGTGAGTTTCCTTATATATCCTTGAGCTATGTAGTCGTTCATCTTGGAGGTCAATGCTCGAGATAACTCGTGATCCTTGAACATTCGTCTATCGAGGCATTCCCAGCGCCTTAGCGCCATTTGCTCGCTGTCTGGAAGCCTCACGTTGTCGTATCGCCACAAAAGGCCGGACTCATATCGACCACTCGTGCGTTTGGTTAAGGACTGCAAAAGCTCATTCGCCCTTTGGTCGTCTTTGGATAGCAGCAGTTTATTTGGCTTACTGATTCCGAGACTTTCCATTGAGAAGTACTGCTTCATGGCCTCGTGTAGATCCTCGTTGGATTTGTTGTCACATTGACATCGCTGGACACTGTGGTGATTTAGTTGACTGTATGAATTCACATCCCTGGAGCAACACCCGTAAACCATCCATCCTAATCGAGTCTTGACTGCTATAGGCTCGCTCGGCTTACCTTCTCGACATTTCGTTACGTTGCCCAGTATTGCATGATCCAGCCCAATCAAAAGACGTGGGCTTACTTCTTCGTATGACTCAAGTGGTAGACCTTCCAGATAACGATATTTTTCTCGCATCTCGGGTACTAGTAGCGTCTGAGAGCGGAGTTGCAGGTTTCCGACAGTATGCACTTCGGACAACGGAAATTTCTTACAGGGATTAGCAACGCTCGAAATTTGGAAACTAACTTTTTGAGACAGATCCTCCGTTCTTGTAGTGCCTCCAGTCCATCGCAGGCATAGGGATTTCAGGGGTCCTTGCACCCCTAACTCGTCGGCCAAACTTTGCTCCATCAGCGTGAGTTCTGATCCATCGTCCAAAAAGGCGTAAGTTCGAAGCGTCTTTGATGGATCGTGAAGGAGGACTGGGACTATTCTTAGTAAAATTTCAGACTGTCCCAGGTGGACGTTGCAGCTGGTATTATTACGTTGATTTCCTCTTACTGGCGGAGGAATTGTCATCGAAGTAGGAGATGGACGCGTGTATTGCCTTCCCTCACAGTGTAGAAGAGGATGGTGCCGGTAGGAGCACCCGTCAGTACCGCACTCCTTATTGTGTTTGCATGGGCCCTTGTGCTTTCTTAAGCATTTTCGACACAGGCTGAACTCTCGTATTACCGCCCATTTAGAGTCGTAACTAAGCTCCTTGAACCGTTTACACTGGGCTAAGGTTGGACAACTTCCCTTGCAGCCGAGGCATTCTTTGACAATTTTATTTGAAGCGAGTGGTTTGTTTTTTACTTGACCAAACTCTGGTTTTCTTACTGATTGAAGATTCTCTTCTGAATGAAAATTCAAGTATCCATCTCTCTTGGTCATTCTAACGAGGTCGCTTCCTGCGGAAATCGAAACGGCACAGGCGTCTTCTGCAACGAAGCGTAACCACGAACTGAAGTCCAGAAGGTTAGGAGTAGGGTTATTACGAGAGTTTTTTGCCCAATCCAGCTTTAGGGTTGGTGGTAGCCTTTCTACCAGTTCGTACCTCAATGATGCGTTGTACATAAAATCTCTTATTTCACAAGCCTCGACTGTCGCCACGAGATTGTCTACGCTTAGCGCAAATTGAATTACAGTATCCAGTCTTTCAATGCTTGGGGGTGGTAGTGAACGCACTTTCCTGACGATTACCTGAATAATTGACTCCGGGCGTCCGTATAGCATCTTGAGGGTTGACATAACCCCTTGCACGTTTGATGGATGGAGTAGACGGCATTTTACAGCTTccaaagctttgtttttgaggcATTTACGCAGCCTCATCTGAAAATCCACAGAGCTGGGTAGACGAGTTGAAGATCGAGAGGAAAAGAGGCCAGTCTTCTGGATTTCCACCAAAATCCGGCAGATCCTTCGATACGGCTTGCCTAGCGGCTAGCTGACTTCGATTCAGCGGGCACACAGTTTCTACCCCTTCGTTTTCCATGGTGTAGTCTATGATTCTCGGCAGCGACTGACGAACCGGAGTAGATCCTTGTCTGGGTATGAAGTTCAACCCACCAGCAAACGTTCCAGTTTCCCCTCGATTCATGGGATAAGAACTTGCCTCAGGGCGAGCATCTTGTAGTCGTTGCGAGCGCTGAAACTTTGGTGACGGAGCCTCTCGTTGATGCAGAGAAGGAATTCCTTGGTCAAAGGTCCTACTCAGGATTACAGGAGCCCCAGATGCTACGCCAGTATCTGGTCGTGTGCTGCCAAACGTTACTCGTGGCTCTGCATTATTCCTCGAGTTCACACTGACGTAATCCTGTTGTTTACTCCGACGATCAATTGCCATCTGCAAGTTAACTCGAGCTGGGAGTGCGTTGTCAGTAGATCTTTCCTGTAGGCGCTTTTGACGTGTGTGGAGGAGACTCGGTACAGGATCGTCTTCGGGATATAAATCGACGAGACCGGAGTCTTCGCCACAGTTTTCCGTACCTTCCATCCACTGCTGTATCTTCGACACATTTTCTACCAATGATTCTATCTCGCTTGCTACAGACGAACCCTCACTCTCTAGCTCGTGCAGCAGGTTGTACTTTTGTTCCAGGTATTTCATCTGGTATGCTCTTTCTTCTTCGAGTTTTGCAAGCTGTAGCTTAATTTTTCCCTTCGTCTCGCTACGCCTACTTGTAATACATGATGATTTAGCCGAAATTTCATCGTTGGTCCGTGAATTTTGCTTCCTTTGGGTAATTTCTCGCAACGCGGAATCACTGACTGGTTTACTGGTCGTGCTGGCAGTCGTTTCTGCCACGTATGCACAACCGGGGCACAACCAACTTACTTCAGCGACTGAATCACCCACATCAACGCAGCAGAAATGGTACCACGTGTCGCATTTGTCGCACTGAACCATTCCGTCTTTGTCGGGCTCGTTGCATAACCCACAGCTACCAGCTTTATTCGCAACCTTTCCAATAGGTTTTAAATCAGTAGTCTTGGGTATTGCTCCTTTATTCTCGTTCCCTGTTCCGGCGGCTTGTTGCTTAGGGCAGGTAATAACTGCGACCGTTGAACGACTCCCATTGCCGGGCTGGATTACCTGTTGCGGTACTGAGTTCACCTGAACTATAGGATTAGGTTGAGCGGCATTCTCCAATTGTCTTATCATCTCCGGTTTAACTGATTCCACCGAATGGTTCGCATTATTCGGGCCCGCACCTCCAACATGGGTCGAGCTACCCTTTGCCCGTCGCTTCTGGGACCTGTCTTTTGACTGTCGACTTGCCATTCCTCAGATCGATAcagaattttgtaaattttgttggCGATAAAAAGGCGAAGTTTCCAATTCTGTCAATATATTTGCGAAGATTACAAAATTCCTGCGATAGTACATAAAAGGCATCAGTTTGAGGTTATCTGATATTAAATGCATACCTACTGTAGTACTTTCCTCGCTATCGCGCAACAATATAACGTTTTAActgtatgtatatatatatatagccgTAGAAACCTTAATAAATAAGCCTTTTAATAATTTTGCTTTAGGTTAAGTGCTATTTTCCATTTCTCACCTAATGTTCAGTAAGTTGAAATCTTACATATGCTCTTCGATCACTTATTTTGTAGCAATTCCTGTGATTAATAGTGTGTATTTAGGTTTAATTCGATAGATATTAAGTTCACTGTATAATTCTCTTACCGTTTAGTTAGGTAGAATAAACAATTTAGGTAGATATATGtaaataatataattttaaagtaggaGTAATAAATTTAACAGTAATCAATTTTTTGTCTCCACGTTCTTCCTGCCAATGTATGTTCGTTTTGACCTTCTTTTAGGCTGCCGATCCCTTCGTCGATCCATGGGTGCAGCCAACGCTCACCTCGGTCGCTTCATCCAGGGGTATGCAGGGTGACACAGACATTAGCTTGCTGGTAGACGTTGCGTCGCTAACAGTACATATTGGAGATACTTCAAATATTTTGCATATTTAAAGTACGAAGGGACTGTACTTAAAatcttttctgaaaaaaaaagtacaatgaaTTTGGCACGtacttttttgaatatttgcggTACTTAATGTACTTTATGGTGTTTAATGGTACTTAAAGTAACTAATTATATACTACTTTTGGCACTGCGTCGTATTGAAGATTTAGTGCTTGCCTCTCGAGAAGAATAGTAGGTGCGCAGtacggttagaatccagttttttaTGCCACATGCAACACTATTGTATTTTTCCCCAAGCACTATGTTGATTGTTGAAGATCGTGAATATGAATAttaacacagactaacagacataacactatgaggggaTTCCCTCAAAAatcatcgatccggcaattttctcagaacactagctccaccttttattcacagtcccaaacactcatttgttgAAGGGTtatacccctcaggtttgggaacaatttttcactagtggtctatcccccatatgcttcttcatatgtcagtggcgccataatttggcggtggccacagtcccaactacaaatatatttaaaatgaccgttaaagcgggcgaagcattgttttcgagtgttatgtctgttagtctgttgTATTATTATCGTTCtcaatctcaaagcgaaaacgagttTGTAAAGGAAACAATGAAAAAGAATTTACACGTATGCTTTGTCGTAGGCCGTTGTCTTACTTTAGTTTTCGAAAAGTTCTTGTCATTCACTCTTGTCATTTTCTTCTGATATTAGAAAATAAGGAAGGCTTTTTTTTACTCTGGCCAGAAATCCTAATATGCTGTTCGTTTCAGTGTACGTCCAGGAGTTTATGAATAAATTCGTGCCAAATTTTAACCCTGAAATTTCGGGCATTAACGAACCGGTTCAAAATCTGATGTTGCTGTCATAACAACTGCAAAATTTCTAGTGTCACAAAAACGACAAAAACACCGAATTTTTCGTAAAACCATGGCATCGATTTCTATCATCACTCGCTTAGGAATCAAATTCCTTCAGGTAATAAAATACAATTATCAAAAAGATAAACTCGCACACGATTTTTTCCAGCTTCCGCAACCGGGATTCCTGGTACCGTGTCTTCAGAATACAATAAGTCAGCAACAGCAGGTTCGTCACCGTCGCACAAAACACTGGGACCCAAAGTGGAAAAGATTGCGTAAAGCCAAGTTCGTGAAAATTGACATTCCCAACCTAAACGAACGGGCCGAAGATCTCACCCAGGAACAGGTAAAATCAAAACTAAAAGAACGAGGACTGCTTCCGCCGCGGCCGTGGATGGAACGACCGTTTCATATCAGTTGTACCGGTGGAGTATTTGAGCCCTACGTCCCACCAGAGGGCGACGGTAAAATGTCTGCCATTTCGAAGGTAGGCGCCAAGCAGAAGTTTGAACTGCTTGAGAAGAAAACCAAATCTATGATGGCTGTTCGGAAGATTCGTAACTATGATGAAGATTTTGAAACCCCGGAGTTTGCGGCGCAGGCTCAAGATATCTACATCAGCGCTCACAATATTCTGGCTGAGAAAAACAAATATAAACTTCGGGAAATAGTTACCGAACGGGCATATCCGGAGCTGATGCACAACATCGCCGATAAGACTATCCATTGGACATTTTTGAAATCGCTTGAACCGCCGCGTGTAGTTCATGCCCGTGTCACCGATGTGATTACCAAAGAAAACCTGTTCGCCCAGGTCACAGTTCGATTCCATACACAACAGAAGCTGGCCATCTATGATCGCTTTGGTCGATTGATGCACGGAAGCGAAACTATTGCCAAGGATTGCTTGGAATACGTTGTGTTTGAGAAGCATTTGTCCAACGAGTACGGCGTTTGGCGGCTGCACGAAAAAATAATACCCGATTGGATGCCACCTAAGTCTCCGGCCTATATAACGTACAGAATGGATGATGAACCACCGTCAAATAAACCAGAGGACACTAAGGAACTGGTGGCTGCTGGCGAGGAGGGTGATAAGGTGGCAACAACAGCTGCTGCTTGAAATTGGTCATATAGTGTACAGGAGTTCTTTAGACGCAATAAAATGTAACTAAATAATCGAGATTCTCATATTCTTTTCCAGTTGGTTCCTTCTTGCAAGTTACTAGCTAAATTAACACAGCTGGTATCTCCAGTCATTCGTGCGACGCACCGAGCCTATTGCGGCCTGGTGATGTCATGCTTACAACCTGGGACGAGATTCGCGAATCGATGTTTTTTCGTTACTTTTTAATTTGTATGTCCCATATTGCTCATTTATTAAAACTAGATGTTTCTAGCTCAGACTCTACCTAGATAACGCTAGTTATTATCACCACTCACGCTATTAGATAGTTTCAATTGGCACTATTAGATAGTTTCAACACTGGGAGAGAAGGTGATTATCAGGATTCATCTCCGTGGAttaatttgtgcagctccgtgttaAAAAGCAGgaacaattggaacaaaaatatcCCACCCGAAGAATATTTTTGAACGTGAATATGTGCCATTGTTCTGAATGGAAAAATAAGACTAttgcgctatctgattggaaatatgtacaaatatgtaaaataacggaaataatggattttatgaaag encodes:
- the LOC131680612 gene encoding uncharacterized protein LOC131680612 translates to MLYGRPESIIQVIVRKVRSLPPPSIERLDTVIQFALSVDNLVATVEACEIRDFMYNASLRYELVERLPPTLKLDWAKNSRNNPTPNLLDFSSWLRFVAEDACAVSISAGSDLVRMTKRDGYLNFHSEENLQSVRKPEFGQVKNKPLASNKIVKECLGCKGSCPTLAQCKRFKELSYDSKWAVIREFSLCRKCLRKHKGPCKHNKECGTDGCSYRHHPLLHCEGRQYTRPSPTSMTIPPPVRGNQRNNTSCNVHLGQSEILLRIVPVLLHDPSKTLRTYAFLDDGSELTLMEQSLADELGVQGPLKSLCLRWTGGTTRTEDLSQKVSFQISSVANPCKKFPLSEVHTVGNLQLRSQTLLVPEMREKYRYLEGLPLESYEEVSPRLLIGLDHAILGNVTKCREGKPSEPIAVKTRLGWMVYGCCSRDVNSYSQLNHHSVQRCQCDNKSNEDLHEAMKQYFSMESLGISKPNKLLLSKDDQRANELLQSLTKRTSGRYESGLLWRYDNVRLPDSEQMALRRWECLDRRMFKDHELSRALTSKMNDYIAQGYIRKLTAEELGTAHSRIWYLPMFPIVNPNKPGKIRLVWDAAATSYGVSLNSVLLKGPDQLTSLMSVLIRFREFRVAVSGDIREMYHQVQMIPADQHCQRFLWKEKRTDITPSTYVLQVMSFGASCSPSTAQFVKNTHAAQFEQDYPEAVHAIVHQHYVDDMLISAETKEKAVQLATDVKMIHGSGSFEMRNWISNSPAVVAALDSEEIKEKSMGIGEPGTTEKILGMWWDTTADCFTYKLSTRHDPALLSGKKRPTKREVLRTLMMVFDPLGLISHFMMFLRILLQEIWRSSIDWDEQINDSHFEKWLTWLRILPQVSDIKIPRCYRTNTSADDSNEVEMHTFVDASENGFAAVVYLRFREGNTVECALVAAKTRVAPLKFLSIPRSELQAAVIGVRLADTILESLTIKVRKRHFWTDSRDVICWIHSDHRRYSQYVGVRISEILESTNVREWQWVPTKLNVADEGTKWKGTPDLSNTSRWFRGLDILWKPKEEWPAKLQPVGVTDTELRPHMQFHLKGLEPIIDTNRFSQWSILLKTTAYVFRAIRNFQRSTRKTPKANGPLTHVELVKAECYLYKIAQRSAYAGEISTTSANLPEQSRNKIRKGNPLFGLHLFIDGNGVLRNRGRTNACQFINSSAANPIVLPQKHSVTRLLIMDFHKKFLHQNHETTINEIKQRYYIPRLKVAYKSVRNSCQFCKNERARPQPPLMSDLPSPRLAAYSRPFSHMGVDYFGPMTVRVGRRTEKRWGVLVTCLTIRAIHLEVAHSLTADSCIMALRSVIARRGIPIAIYSDRGTNFVGANKELTTALNGLDHEKIVSELTTPFTTWSFFPPISPHMGGAWERLIRTVKQNLNKLLPDRVPTDEMLRSTLIEVEYIVNSRPLTDIPLDNDESPVPTPNHFIIGTSNGLPPWTCFDDNPATLKQNWRLSQIMANQFWRQWLHDYLPTLTRRAKWFTKVKPIEINDIVVIVDSRFPRNRWPKGRVIATKVAPDGQVRWATVQTIHGIYERPAVKLAVLDVGVGRNATQLDLRGIEGGSVSDATSTSKLMSVSPCIPLDEATEVSVGCTHGSTKGSAA
- the LOC131684020 gene encoding large ribosomal subunit protein mL45, which codes for MASISIITRLGIKFLQLPQPGFLVPCLQNTISQQQQVRHRRTKHWDPKWKRLRKAKFVKIDIPNLNERAEDLTQEQVKSKLKERGLLPPRPWMERPFHISCTGGVFEPYVPPEGDGKMSAISKVGAKQKFELLEKKTKSMMAVRKIRNYDEDFETPEFAAQAQDIYISAHNILAEKNKYKLREIVTERAYPELMHNIADKTIHWTFLKSLEPPRVVHARVTDVITKENLFAQVTVRFHTQQKLAIYDRFGRLMHGSETIAKDCLEYVVFEKHLSNEYGVWRLHEKIIPDWMPPKSPAYITYRMDDEPPSNKPEDTKELVAAGEEGDKVATTAAA